A DNA window from Vigna angularis cultivar LongXiaoDou No.4 chromosome 1, ASM1680809v1, whole genome shotgun sequence contains the following coding sequences:
- the LOC108319020 gene encoding LOW QUALITY PROTEIN: two-component response regulator-like APRR2 (The sequence of the model RefSeq protein was modified relative to this genomic sequence to represent the inferred CDS: deleted 1 base in 1 codon) yields MVFTANDLQEWKDFPKGLKVLLLEEDSISAAEIRAKLEAMDYNVSTFCDENEALSAISSRPESFHIAIVEVSSSSSQGGFKFLENAKDLPTIMTSNNHCLNTMMKCIALGAVEFLSKPLSEDKLRNIWQHVVHKAFSSGTSILCESLKPVKESLVTMLQLPTDNEQHESRVSIDIEKVSRFTDNDDVLSPGNDKYPAPSTPQLMHGTRLLDDGDCQEQTNCSTEKESGEHDGESKSVETTCDNIAETESTPQERKSDMTLPREEVNLVDASKFESIASLHTQKRKVLSNPDKNTKSANKVGVLSDSCEIKPRRKKMKVDWTPELHKKFVKAVEQLSIDQAIPSRILELMKVEGLTRHNVASHLQKYRMHRRQIFPKEEDRKWLNQRERSYCVQRPIMAFPPYHSNHTHTMAPIYPKWGQPSTQTAGMHMWSTPGYPLWQPTAEHWHWKPFPGMHADAWGCPVLPVPPPQAPFPYSKNMPALLNADATGHTFTMPQSSLENYPAEEVVDKVVKEAVSKPWLPLPLGLKPPSTDSVLTELSRQGICSIPPRSSKG; encoded by the exons ATGGTTTTCACTGCCAATGATTTACAAGAATGGAAAgattttcccaaaggactcaagGTTCTTCTTCTTGAGGAAGACAGCATTTCTGCTGCCGAGATAAGGGCAAAGCTTGAAGCCATGGACTATAATG TTTCTACATTCTGTGATGAGAATGAAGCCTTGTCAGCAATCTCAAGTAGACCTGAAAGCTTCCACATTGCCATAGTAGAG GTGAGTTCGAGCAGTAGCCAGGGAGGTTTCAAATTTCTTGAGAATGCCAAGGACTTGCCAACAATTA TGACTTCTAACAACCATTGCCTGAACACCATGATGAAGTGCATAGCG CTTGGTGCAGTTGAGTTCCTCAGCAAACCACTCTCTGAGGACAAACTCAGAAATATCTGGCAGCATGTGGTTCACAAG GCATTCAGTTCTGGGACAAGTATCCTGTGTGAATCGCTTAAACCTGTCAAGGAATCTCTAGTGACTATGTTGCAGCTCCCAACAGACAATGAACAACATGAAAGTAGAGTGTCCATTGATATAGAGAAAGTATCCAGGTTTACTGATAATGATGATGTACTGTCTCCTGGAAATGATAAATATCCAGCTCCTTCAACCCCACAATTGATGCATGGGACAAGATTGTTAGACGATGGTGATTGCCAAGAGCAGACTAATTGCTCCACAGAAAAAGAAAGTGGGGAACATGATGGAGAATCTAAATCTGTCGAAACTACATGTGACAATATTGCTGAAACTGAAAGTACTCCTCAAGAAAGGAAA TCTGATATGACTTTACCTAGGGAGGAAGTGAATTTAGTTGACGCTTCCAAGTTTGAGAGTATTGCCTCTCTACATACACAAAAAAGAAAGGTTCTAAGCAACCCtgacaaaaatacaaaatctgcAAATAAAGTAGGCGTTCTTAGTGATTCATGCGAGATAAAGCCAAGACGAAAGAAGATGAAA GTAGACTGGACGCCTGAGCTGCACAAAAAATTTGTGAAGGCAGTTGAGCAACTAAGCATTGATCAAGCCATTCCTTCAAGAATATTAGAATTAATGAAAGTGGAGGGCTTGACAAGGCATAATGTGGCAAGCCATCTTCAG AAGTACAGAATGCATAGGAGACAAATCTTTCCCAAGGAAGAAGATCGGAAATGGTTGAATCAAAGAGAAAGGAGCTATTGTGTTCAAAGACCAATCATGGCCTTTCCTCCATATCATTCTAATCACACCCATACTATGGCTCCTATATATCCTAAGTGGGGACAACCTAGCACTCAAACGGCTGGCATGCATATGTGGAGCACTCCTGGTTATCCCTTGTGGCAGCCTACTGCTGAACATTGGCACTGGAAACCGTTTCCAGGg ATGCATGCAGATGCATGGGGCTGTCCAGTGTTACCAGTACCACCTCCTCAAGCTCCTTTTCCCTACTCTAAG AATATGCCTGCGTTGCTCAATGCTGATGCAACAGGTCACACTTTTACCATGCCACAAAGTTCCTTAGAGAATTATCCG GCAGAGGAGGTTGTTGACAAGGTTGTGAAAGAGGCAGTAAGCAAACCATGGCTACCCTTGCCTTTGGGCCTGAAACCCCCTTCCACAGACAGTGTGTTGACTGAGTTATCAAGACAAGGCATTTGCAGCATCCCTCCTAGGAGCAGCAAGGGTTGA